A stretch of Malus sylvestris chromosome 11, drMalSylv7.2, whole genome shotgun sequence DNA encodes these proteins:
- the LOC126590180 gene encoding scarecrow-like protein 14, which yields MINKLGRETGHRLAKYCEWYNVPFEYNGIAKKWEAIQYEELNVKRDEVLAVNCLFRFKNLLDETVVVNSPRDAVLNFIRSMNPDIFIHSVINGSYNAPFYVTPFREALSHFSALFDMFDTNLSREDPMRLMFEEEFLGREVVNTIACEGSERVVRPETYKQWQVRNMRAGFKQLPLNRELMNKLRANVKLGYHRDFVVDEDGNWMLQGWKGRIIYNSSRWVPSRSCNACLLEQN from the exons ATGATCAACAAACTAGGCAGAG AGACAGGCCACCGTTTGGCAAAGTATTGTGAGTGGTATAATGTTCCTTTCGAGTACAATGGCATCGCAAAGAAATGGGAAGCTATCCAATATGAGGAACTCAATGTCAAGAGAGATGAAGTGCTTGCTGTGAATTGTCTGTTCCGGTTTAAAAACCTACTTGACGAGACAGTTGTGGTAAACAGCCCAAGGGATGCTGTTCTAAATTTCATTAGGAGCATGAATCCTGATATCTTTATCCATAGTGTCATTAATGGATCTTACAATGCCCCATTCTACGTCACACCCTTCAGGGAGGCTCTATCCCACTTCTCTGCATTGTTTGATATGTTTGATACCAATTTATCTCGTGAAGATCCGATGAGATTGATGTTTGAGGAAGAATTCCTTGGACGAGAGGTTGTGAACACAATAGCTTGCGAGGGCTCTGAGAGAGTTGTGAGGCCTGAGACATATAAGCAGTGGCAGGTTCGGAACATGAGGGCCGGGTTCAAACAGTTGCCATTGAACCGTGAACTCATGAACAAATTAAGGGCGAACGTGAAGCTGGGGTACCACCGTGATTTCGTGGTTGATGAAGATGGAAACTGGATGCTACAAGGATGGAAGGGCAGGATTATCTACAATTCCTCGCGTTGGGTACCGTCTAGGTCTTGCAATGCATGCTTGTTAGAACAGAATTGA
- the LOC126590181 gene encoding uncharacterized protein LOC126590181, producing the protein MDPSSYQLPNSNSNFIDQTLSPNFNEYPSSDPFVDLSFLGQNPSNSALSPSLSPDGDDSDYSDSVLRYINQVLMEEDMETKPCMFHDPLAVQAAEKSLFEVLGGKFPPSPNQHPLNFESPDGRSSATFSDHSGNNSSSLSSSTSHLDDSRSSVDVIEHKPSILQNPIPENFVFQSKAKSQFSSNGNGLVGSYVSEPMVSNLFRERELVLQFNRGVEEASKFLPRGQLIVNVENNKPYTVANGKAENVVVKTEKDEGEYFPTSSRGKKSHEREDADLEVGRSTKQSAVYEETEADLSEIFDKVLVCGEGNPKPIVSEGEEVCLDEANKALQQSGQSVGTSNGKTRAKKKGDKKEVIDLRTLLISCAQAVSSDDRRTANELLKQIRQHSSPFGDSSQRLAHCFANGLEARLAGTGTQIYTALSSKRTSAADMLKAYQTYFEACPFMKVAIIFANHTISKLAEKAETLHIIDFGILYGFQWPALIRCLSRRAGGPPKLRITGIELPQSGFRPEERVQETGHRLAKYCERYNVPFEYNGIAKKWEAIQYEELKVKRDEVLAVNCLFRFKNLLDETVVVNSPRDTVLNFIRSMNPDIFIHSVINGSYNAPFFVTRFREALFHFSAMFDMFDTNLSREDQMRLMFEEEFLGREVVNTVACEGSERVVRPETYKQWQARNMRAGFKQLPLNRELMNKLRAKVKLGYHRDFMVDEDGNWMLQGWKGRILYSSSCWVPSRSASVVLYRCKNSAVFCNHRAVWVTMYWFLIVESNRQINAIFTFMEYAPEDLRVLEFRIVPRYFSVIVMDHPTVNGSPDYLNGFSIDDLAFTPHSTQFSNLTNEYQFNQFSPDLNFVDNHFSLPPDFEQGNIVPKVSLTTSGESSVPSNSLNPPDGGSLSLPTAVSVGGVDSSSDDSDFSEAVFKYVNQILLEENIEKKPCMFFDPLGLRVTEKSFYDVLGQRYPFSPNQQPLHINPNVESPGGNNSGSCSDCSGSNNSPSPGTSNSNDPQRVGDSGDPKSSFPQTTLPSDNPFQFNSHSSSQLSVPLENRMTSVGDRRHVGGGQRLDDMLRGSSVEEFVAQNIYTDSDSILQFQRGLEEASKFLPKSTQLLVDLESKTVSPEVKASVPMVTVKKEKSERKNSRNGSKGRKNREREDVDLEEGRSSKQSAVYIEKTEESELSEMFDKVLLSTGGNNESQCDNVAFKNESSKTLQPSGQPQGSNGNGGKARGKKQGKKKETVDLRNLLILCAQAVSTNDFRTTSELLKQVRQHASPNGDGSQRLAHFFANGLEARMGGTDTGTQKFYTSLVKRSSAVDMLKSYQVHLSACPFKRMCVLFKNKMILKMAEKATTLHIVDFGILYGFQWPFLIQHLSKRRGGPPKLRITGIEVPQPGFRPAEWIEETGRRLARYCERFNVPFEYNAIASQDWESIQLEDLKTERNEVLAVNCMLRFKNLLDETVEVNCPRDGVLQLIRRMKPDIFVHSIINGSYNAPFFVTRFREALFHYSSLYDAFDINIPRDNEERLRFESEFYGREAMNVIACEGIERVERPETYKQWQVRCMRAGLQPLQLDQDLVKILKDKVKAWYHKDFVVDQDSDWMLQGWKGRIVYASSCWVPA; encoded by the exons ATGGATCCAAGTTCTTATCAACtgcccaattccaattccaatttcATCGACCAGACACTTTCCCCCAATTTCAATGAGTACCCAAGCAGCGATCCCTTTGTGGATCTTAGCTTTCTGGGCCAAAATCCTAGCAACTCTGCTCTGTCTCCGAGCTTGAGCCCCGACGGGGATGACAGTGACTACTCTGACAGTGTGCTCAGGTACATAAACCAGGTGTTAATGGAGGAGGATATGGAGACAAAGCCCTGTATGTTTCATGACCCTTTGGCTGTCCAAGCCGCTGAGAAATCTCTCTTTGAGGTTCTTGGTGGGAAGTTTCCACCTTCTCCGAATCAGCATCCGCTTAATTTTGAGAGCCCTGATGGTCGTTCTTCTGCAACTTTTAGTGATCATAGTGGAAATAATAGCTCTAGTCTTAGTTCTAGTACTAGCCATTTGGATGATTCTCGGAGTAGCGTTGATGTTATTGAGCATAAGCCCTCTATTTTGCAAAACCCAATTCCGGAAAACTTTGTTTTCCAGTCAAAGGCCAAGTCTCAGTTTTCGTCGAATGGGAATGGATTGGTGGGTTCTTATGTGAGTGAGCCTATGGTTTCTAATTTGTTTAGGGAGAGGGAATTGGTGTTACAGTTTAACAGAGGGGTAGAGGAGGCTAGTAAGTTTCTTCCTAGAGGTCAACTGATTGTTAACGTTGAGAATAACAAGCCGTACACAGTGGCGAATGGAAAGGCTGAAAATGTGGTGGTTAAGACGGAGAAGGATGAAGGCGAGTATTTTCCTACTAGTTCGAGAGGAAAGAAGAGTCATGAGAGGGAAGATGCAGATTTGGAGGTTGGGAGGAGTACCAAGCAATCAGCTGTTTATGAGGAGACAGAGGCTGATCTATCGGAGATTTTTGATAAGGTGCTTGTTTGTGGTGAGGGGAATCCCAAGCCTATTGTGAGTGAAGGTGAAGAAGTCTGTCTGGATGAAGCAAACAAGGCTCTGCAGCAGAGTGGGCAATCTGTTGGAACTAGTAATGGAAAGACTCGTGCCAAGAAAAAGGGCGACAAGAAGGAAGTGATAGATTTGAGGACTCTACTCATTTCATGTGCACAAGCTGTTTCTTCTGATGATCGTAGGACTGCTAATGAGCTACTAAAGCAGATTAGGCAGCACTCTTCCCCATTTGGCGATAGCTCGCAGAGGTTGGCTCATTGCTTTGCAAATGGCCTTGAAGCACGGTTGGCTGGCACTGGAACTCAGATATATACTGCTCTATCTTCTAAAAGAACGTCAGCTGCTGATATGCTGAAGGCTTACCAAACTTATTTTGAAGCCTGCCCGTTCATGAAGGTCGCGATAATCTTCGCAAACCACACGATTTCAAAATTAGCTGAGAAAGCAGAAACACTGCATATTATAGATTTTGGAATCCTCTACGGTTTTCAATGGCCTGCTCTCATTCGTTGCCTCTCAAGAAGAGCTGGTGGACCTCCAAAACTACGCATTACAGGGATAGAGCTTCCCCAAAGTGGTTTTCGACCTGAAGAAAGAGTCCAAGAGACAGGGCATCGTTTGGCAAAGTATTGTGAGCGGTATAATGTTCCTTTCGAGTACAATGGCATAGCAAAGAAATGGGAAGCTATCCAATATGAGGAACTCAAAGTCAAGAGAGATGAAGTGCTTGCTGTGAATTGTCTGTTCCGGTTTAAAAACCTACTTGACGAGACAGTTGTGGTAAACAGCCCAAGGGATACTGTTCTAAATTTCATTAGGAGCATGAATCCTGATATCTTTATCCATAGTGTCATTAATGGATCTTACAATGCCCCATTCTTCGTCACACGCTTCAGGGAGGCTCTATTCCACTTCTCTGCAATGTTTGATATGTTTGATACCAATTTATCTCGTGAGGATCAGATGAGATTGATGTTTGAGGAAGAGTTCCTTGGACGAGAGGTTGTAAACACAGTAGCTTGCGAGGGCTCTGAGAGAGTTGTGAGGCCTGAGACATATAAGCAGTGGCAGGCTCGGAACATGAGGGCTGGGTTCAAACAATTGCCATTGAACCGTGAACTCATGAACAAATTAAGGGCCAAGGTGAAACTGGGGTACCACCGTGATTTCATGGTTGATGAAGATGGAAACTGGATGCTGCAAGGATGGAAGGGCAGAATTCTCTACAGTTCCTCCTGTTGGGTACCGTCTAGGTCT GCTTCTGTAGTTCTATACAGATGTAAAAATAGTGCTGTATTTTGCAATCACCGTGCTGTCTGGGTGACAATGTACTGGTTTCTTATCG TTGAATCTAATCGTCAAATAAACgcaatttttacttttatggAATATGCCCCGGAGGATTTG AGGGTTTTAGAGTTTAGAATTGTACCCAGGTATTTTTCTGTGATCGTTATGGATCATCCAACTGTCAATGGAAGTCCTGATTACTTGAATGGTTTCAGTATTGATGATCTAGCCTTCACACCCCATTCAACTCAATTCTCAAATCTCACAAATGAATACCAATTTAACCAGTTCTCTCCGGATCTTAACTTTGTGGACAATCATTTTTCCCTTCCGCCCGATTTCGAACAGGGTAATATTGTTCCTAAAGTCAGTTTGACCACAAGTGGAGAGTCATCTGTTCCATCTAATAGTTTGAATCCACCTGATGGAGGCTCATTGTCTCTGCCTACGGCTGTGAGCGTCGGAGGAGTAGACAGTTCCTCCGATGACAGTGATTTCTCTGAAGCTGTTTTCAAATACGTAAACCAGATTCTTTTGGAAGAGAACATAGAGAAAAAGCCTTGCATGTTCTTTGATCCGTTGGGTCTTCGTGTGACTGAGAAATCGTTCTATGATGTTCTGGGTCAACGGTACCCCTTTTCACCCAATCAGCAACCACTTCATATCAATCCGAATGTTGAGAGTCCCGGTGGTAATAATTCTGGGAGTTGTAGTGATTGTAGTGGTAGTAATAATAGTCCTAGTCCTGGTACTAGCAATTCCAATGATCCTCAACGGGTTGGCGATTCGGGAGATCCAAAATCTTCTTTTCCACAAACTACCCTTCCCAGTGACAACCCTTTCCAGTTCAATTCACATTCGAGTTCACAGTTGTCTGTTCCTCTGGAAAATCGCATGACTAGTGTTGGTGATAGGCGGCATGTTGGTGGTGGGCAGCGCCTTGATGATATGCTACGGGGCTCCTCTGTAGAAGAGTTTGTGGCTCAGAATATATATACAGATAGTGATTCTATCTTGCAATTCCAGAGAGGGTTAGAGGAAGCTAGTAAATTCCTTCCGAAAAGCACTCAGCTGCTTGTTGATCTGGAAAGCAAGACAGTGTCTCCAGAAGTGAAAGCAAGTGTGCCGATGGTTACTGTCAAGAAAGAAAAGAGTGAGCGGAAGAACTCACGTAATGGgtcaaagggaagaaagaatCGCGAGCGGGAAGATGTTGATCTTGAAGAAGGGAGGAGTAGCAAGCAGTCTGCAGTTTATATAGAAAAGACTGAAGAGAGTGAATTGTCTGAGATGTTTGACAAGGTGTTGCTGTCTACTGGCGGAAATAATGAATCTCAGTGTGACAATGTTGCTTTTAAGAATGAATCAAGCAAGACCTTGCAGCCAAGTGGACAGCCACAAGGATCTAATGGTAATGGCGGGAAGGCTCGTGGTAAGAAACaaggaaagaagaaggaaactgtGGATTTGCGGAATCTCCTGATTTTATGTGCACAAGCCGTGTCTACCAATGATTTTAGGACCACTAGTGAACTGTTAAAGCAGGTTAGGCAGCACGCTTCTCCTAACGGTGATGGATCTCAAAGGTTGGCTCACTTCTTTGCGAATGGTCTTGAGGCTCGTATGGGTGGTACTGACACCGGAACCCAAAAGTTTTATACGTCCCTTGTCAAAAGGTCATCAGCCGTTGATATGTTGAAATCTTACCAAGTTCATCTTTCAGCTTGCCCTTTCAAGAGAATGTGTGTGCTCTTCAAAAACAAGATGATTTTGAAGATGGCTGAGAAAGCAACAACCCTTCATATTGTCGATTTCGGTATCCTGTATGGTTTCCAGTGGCCATTCCTCATCCAGCATCTTTCAAAGAGACGTGGTGGACCTCCGAAGCTACGCATTACCGGGATAGAGGTTCCCCAACCTGGGTTTCGTCCGGCAGAGTGGATTGAAGAGACTGGACGTCGCTTGGCAAGATATTGTGAGCGTTTTAATGTACCTTTTGAGTACAATGCTATAGCTTCACAAGATTGGGAATCCATCCAACTGGAGGACCTTAAGACTGAAAGGAATGAGGTGCTTGCTGTGAACTGTATGTTACGGTTCAAGAACCTACTTGATGAGACCGTTGAAGTGAACTGTCCAAGGGATGGTGTTCTACAACTAATCAGAAGGATGAAACCAGATATTTTTGTCCACTCTATTATCAATGGTTCCTACAATGCCCCTTTCTTTGTCACTCGATTTCGGGAGGCTCTCTTCCACTACTCTTCCTTGTATGATGCATTTGATATTAATATACCCCGTGACAATGAAGAGAGGTTGAGGTTTGAGAGTGAGTTCTATGGCAGGGAAGCTATGAATGTAATAGCATGTGAGGGCATCGAGCGGGTTGAGAGGCCTGAGACATATAAGCAGTGGCAGGTTCGATGCATGAGGGCTGGTTTACAGCCGTTGCAATTGGACCAAGATTTAGTGAAGATTCTTAAGGATAAGGTGAAGGCATGGTACCACAAAGATTTTGTAGTTGATCAAGATAGTGATTGGATGCTTCAAGGATGGAAGGGCCGAATTGTGTATGCTTCTTCTTGTTGGGTGCCAGCGTAG
- the LOC126591168 gene encoding telomere repeat-binding protein 5-like isoform X2 has protein sequence MVMQKRLDYGFNGYQVPVTPKAYRSARKRRAVRKMVEDNAMGAFDLLATVAGKLLLEGESSPASSHTSIGKVQCAGIKENYLAGDKTLKVEPCDRGSCDRIPLVSDHMSTGQNLSSCSKASPVHQNESHSVMTTSNGSERFVSDMLASGKCKNELGSLTGKIEAGYSGNRESGECKLDNKVKILVKDETNKSGEVVTGNGPDMCSFQDPVVWEGEPPPLVSSDSSTKVPMYVDHIPQRSFPASRDDVKLVGRDDDENFFGCTHPSTAMKYSRPAPSRIGDRRIRKILASKYWKVAPKSKDETHSNSYRDMKPNYHNRKNCYKRQRSQMNMPFKKRRLFDRSTVPNPDQGISREGFFDLRGKGTNVNASASCSKMQATGMSSSVGGQHSSFQSRNSHVKLRIKSFRVPELFIEIPETATVGSLKKTVMEAVTAVLGGGLCVGVLLQGKKVRDDNKTLLQTGISQDDHLDSVGFSLEPNPSRTPLPLCSDGSPSMLPCDEVKPLTRYQPGPTGEPLPEPHMASFGSYIESDHDSAPSPTDMSAEKSTTDSKALVAVPDLSMDALAVVPGNRKSRRFDIGQRRIRRPFSVTEVEALVQAVEKLGTGRWRDVKLRAFDNAKHRTYVDLKDKWKTLVHTARISPQQRRGEPVPQELLDRVLTAHAYWSQQQAKQQLKQPETCLLV, from the exons ATGGTGATGCAGAAGAGGTTGGATTACGGATTCAATGGCTATCAGGTGCCTGTCACTCCTAAAGCTTATAGATCAGCAAGG AAGCGGCGTGCAGTTAGAAAGATGGTTGAAGACAATGCAATGGGTGCATTTGACTTGTTGGCCACTGTAGCTGGCAAGTTATTGCTCGAGGGAGAGAGTTCTCCCGCTTCCAGTCATACATCAATCGGAAAAGTTCAATGTGCAGGTATTAAGGAGAATTATCTGGCTGGAGATAAAACCTTGAAAGTGGAACCTTGTGATCGAGGCAGTTGTGATAGGATACCTTTGGTATCTGATCATATGTCAACAGGTCAGAATCTAAGTTCGTGCTCCAAGGCTTCTCCAGTTCATCAGAATGAAAGTCATTCGGTTATGACAACTTCTAATGGCTCGGAGAGGTTTGTTTCTGACATGTTGGCGAGTGGAAAATGCAAGAATGAATTGGGAAGTCTTACTGGGAAAATAGAAGCAGGCTATTCTGGGAACAGGGAGTCTGGTGAATGTAAATTAGATAATAAAGTTAAAATATTAGTAAAGGATGAGACTAATAAGAGTGGGGAGGTGGTTACTGGTAACGGGCCTGATATGTGCAGTTTTCAGGATCCGGTTGTCTGGGAAGGTGAACCTCCTCCGCTAGTTAGTTCAGATAGTAGCACCAAGGTGCCTATGTATGTAGATCATATTCCTCAGAGATCTTTCCCCGCTAGCCGGGATGATGTAAAATTAGTTGGTAGAGATGATGACGAAAATTTCTTTGGGTGTACTCACCCTAGTACAGCCATGAAGTATTCAAGGCCAGCGCCGTCGCGTATTGGAGACCGAAGAATACGGAAAATATTGGCTTCGAAATATTGGAAAGTAGCTCCAAAGTCGAAGGATGAGACACATTCTAATTCCT ATCGGGATATGAAACCAAATTACCACAACAGGAAGAATTGCTACAAACGTCAAAGATCTCAAATGAATATGCCTTTCAAGAAAAGGAGGCTTTTTGACCGTAGCACAGTTCCAAATCCTGATCAAGGTATTAGTAGAGAGGGATTCTTTGACTTGCGGGGGAAGGGAACCAATGTAAATGCTTCTGCTTCGTGTTCAAAGATGCAAG CCACTGGGATGTCTTCTTCGGTAGGAGGTCAGCACTCATCTTTCCAATCAAGGAATTCGCAtg TGAAGCTCAGGATCAAGTCGTTTAGGGTTCCAGAGCTATTTATTGAGATTCCGGAGACAGCAACTGTTGGTTCATTAAAG AAAACAGTTATGGAAGCAGTGACAGCTGTACTTGGTGGTGGATTATGTGTTGGTGTACTTCTTCAAGGAAAGAAAGTGAGAGATGACAACAAAACTTTACTGCAAACAGGAATTTCTCAAGATGACCATCTAGATTCTGTGGGATTTTCCTTGGAACCCAACCCTTCCCGAACCCCTCTACCTTTATGTTCTGATGGTTCTCCAAGTATGCTTCCCTGTGATGAAGTAAAGCCTTTAACAAG GTACCAACCGGGTCCTACTGGTGAACCCCTACCTGAACCTCATATGGCCAGTTTTGGGAGCTACATTGAAAGTGATCATGATTCAGCACCCTCTCCAACTGATATGTCAGCTGAAAAAAGCACAACAGATTCTAAAGCACTGGTTGCTGTTCCAGATCTGAGTATGGATGCATTGGCTGTGGTTCCTGGGAACAGGAAATCAAGGCGGTTTGATATTGGACAGCGCCGAATTCGTCGACCTTTCTCTGTTACAGAAGTGGAAGCACTTGTCCAAGCGGTTGAGAAACTTGGTACCGGAAG GTGGCGTGATGTTAAACTACGAGCTTTTGACAACGCTAAGCATCGAACATATGTGGATTTAAAG GATAAGTGGAAAACCCTAGTGCACACGGCGAGAATATCTCCTCAACAGAGGCGGGGAGAGCCCGTCCCGCAGGAGCTCTTGGACAGGGTCCTAACAGCTCATGCGTACTGGTCCCAGCAGCAAGCCAAACAACAGCTCAAACAGCCCGAGACTTGCCTTCTCGTCTAG
- the LOC126591168 gene encoding telomere repeat-binding protein 5-like isoform X1 has translation MVMQKRLDYGFNGYQVPVTPKAYRSARKRRAVRKMVEDNAMGAFDLLATVAGKLLLEGESSPASSHTSIGKVQCAGIKENYLAGDKTLKVEPCDRGSCDRIPLVSDHMSTGQNLSSCSKASPVHQNESHSVMTTSNGSERFVSDMLASGKCKNELGSLTGKIEAGYSGNRESGECKLDNKVKILVKDETNKSGEVVTGNGPDMCSFQDPVVWEGEPPPLVSSDSSTKVPMYVDHIPQRSFPASRDDVKLVGRDDDENFFGCTHPSTAMKYSRPAPSRIGDRRIRKILASKYWKVAPKSKDETHSNSCKWLPRTKRIYRDMKPNYHNRKNCYKRQRSQMNMPFKKRRLFDRSTVPNPDQGISREGFFDLRGKGTNVNASASCSKMQATGMSSSVGGQHSSFQSRNSHVKLRIKSFRVPELFIEIPETATVGSLKKTVMEAVTAVLGGGLCVGVLLQGKKVRDDNKTLLQTGISQDDHLDSVGFSLEPNPSRTPLPLCSDGSPSMLPCDEVKPLTRYQPGPTGEPLPEPHMASFGSYIESDHDSAPSPTDMSAEKSTTDSKALVAVPDLSMDALAVVPGNRKSRRFDIGQRRIRRPFSVTEVEALVQAVEKLGTGRWRDVKLRAFDNAKHRTYVDLKDKWKTLVHTARISPQQRRGEPVPQELLDRVLTAHAYWSQQQAKQQLKQPETCLLV, from the exons ATGGTGATGCAGAAGAGGTTGGATTACGGATTCAATGGCTATCAGGTGCCTGTCACTCCTAAAGCTTATAGATCAGCAAGG AAGCGGCGTGCAGTTAGAAAGATGGTTGAAGACAATGCAATGGGTGCATTTGACTTGTTGGCCACTGTAGCTGGCAAGTTATTGCTCGAGGGAGAGAGTTCTCCCGCTTCCAGTCATACATCAATCGGAAAAGTTCAATGTGCAGGTATTAAGGAGAATTATCTGGCTGGAGATAAAACCTTGAAAGTGGAACCTTGTGATCGAGGCAGTTGTGATAGGATACCTTTGGTATCTGATCATATGTCAACAGGTCAGAATCTAAGTTCGTGCTCCAAGGCTTCTCCAGTTCATCAGAATGAAAGTCATTCGGTTATGACAACTTCTAATGGCTCGGAGAGGTTTGTTTCTGACATGTTGGCGAGTGGAAAATGCAAGAATGAATTGGGAAGTCTTACTGGGAAAATAGAAGCAGGCTATTCTGGGAACAGGGAGTCTGGTGAATGTAAATTAGATAATAAAGTTAAAATATTAGTAAAGGATGAGACTAATAAGAGTGGGGAGGTGGTTACTGGTAACGGGCCTGATATGTGCAGTTTTCAGGATCCGGTTGTCTGGGAAGGTGAACCTCCTCCGCTAGTTAGTTCAGATAGTAGCACCAAGGTGCCTATGTATGTAGATCATATTCCTCAGAGATCTTTCCCCGCTAGCCGGGATGATGTAAAATTAGTTGGTAGAGATGATGACGAAAATTTCTTTGGGTGTACTCACCCTAGTACAGCCATGAAGTATTCAAGGCCAGCGCCGTCGCGTATTGGAGACCGAAGAATACGGAAAATATTGGCTTCGAAATATTGGAAAGTAGCTCCAAAGTCGAAGGATGAGACACATTCTAATTCCTGTAAGTGGCTGCCTCGTACTAAAAGAATTT ATCGGGATATGAAACCAAATTACCACAACAGGAAGAATTGCTACAAACGTCAAAGATCTCAAATGAATATGCCTTTCAAGAAAAGGAGGCTTTTTGACCGTAGCACAGTTCCAAATCCTGATCAAGGTATTAGTAGAGAGGGATTCTTTGACTTGCGGGGGAAGGGAACCAATGTAAATGCTTCTGCTTCGTGTTCAAAGATGCAAG CCACTGGGATGTCTTCTTCGGTAGGAGGTCAGCACTCATCTTTCCAATCAAGGAATTCGCAtg TGAAGCTCAGGATCAAGTCGTTTAGGGTTCCAGAGCTATTTATTGAGATTCCGGAGACAGCAACTGTTGGTTCATTAAAG AAAACAGTTATGGAAGCAGTGACAGCTGTACTTGGTGGTGGATTATGTGTTGGTGTACTTCTTCAAGGAAAGAAAGTGAGAGATGACAACAAAACTTTACTGCAAACAGGAATTTCTCAAGATGACCATCTAGATTCTGTGGGATTTTCCTTGGAACCCAACCCTTCCCGAACCCCTCTACCTTTATGTTCTGATGGTTCTCCAAGTATGCTTCCCTGTGATGAAGTAAAGCCTTTAACAAG GTACCAACCGGGTCCTACTGGTGAACCCCTACCTGAACCTCATATGGCCAGTTTTGGGAGCTACATTGAAAGTGATCATGATTCAGCACCCTCTCCAACTGATATGTCAGCTGAAAAAAGCACAACAGATTCTAAAGCACTGGTTGCTGTTCCAGATCTGAGTATGGATGCATTGGCTGTGGTTCCTGGGAACAGGAAATCAAGGCGGTTTGATATTGGACAGCGCCGAATTCGTCGACCTTTCTCTGTTACAGAAGTGGAAGCACTTGTCCAAGCGGTTGAGAAACTTGGTACCGGAAG GTGGCGTGATGTTAAACTACGAGCTTTTGACAACGCTAAGCATCGAACATATGTGGATTTAAAG GATAAGTGGAAAACCCTAGTGCACACGGCGAGAATATCTCCTCAACAGAGGCGGGGAGAGCCCGTCCCGCAGGAGCTCTTGGACAGGGTCCTAACAGCTCATGCGTACTGGTCCCAGCAGCAAGCCAAACAACAGCTCAAACAGCCCGAGACTTGCCTTCTCGTCTAG